A single Vallicoccus soli DNA region contains:
- the flgK gene encoding flagellar hook-associated protein FlgK: protein MSSFSSLNTALTGLYAQQRGLDVTGQNVANANTEGYTRQRVTMQSVGGTTAPAVWATQPKVGTGVDVTGVQRLRDSFLEARAQAEHGREGALTAEAEAYSRIEQAYGEPSDTGLQAQLTKLWQAFGDLKNVPDGQAQRQAVLRQAESVTDGVRRAADYMDTQWHVLREQVVTTVDTVNTVAANVADLNGAIRRATQAGLPANELADRRDQLVMQLADLTGAVARGGSEGTVDVYVGGQALVRGDSSTRMVVPAADGALDRLGDDVPVSWAGTEGSPVEVTAGRLGGELRALTTTIPGQSAQLDAVAASLRDSVNAAHATGYDATGAPGGAFFGGTSARDLTVAITDGARVAASSAPGARDGATADALAKLATRPEGPDAAYRALIVDLGTSAKAVNDRLEIQGTLTSRVDASREAQSGVNLDEEMVNLISYQHAYEGAARLMTAVDQVLDTLINRTGVVGR from the coding sequence GTGAGCAGCTTCTCCTCGCTCAACACCGCCCTGACGGGGCTGTACGCGCAGCAGCGCGGCCTCGACGTCACGGGCCAGAACGTCGCCAACGCCAACACCGAGGGCTACACCCGCCAGCGGGTGACGATGCAGTCCGTCGGCGGCACCACCGCACCGGCGGTGTGGGCGACCCAGCCCAAGGTCGGCACCGGTGTCGACGTGACCGGAGTGCAGCGGCTGCGCGACTCCTTCCTCGAGGCCCGCGCGCAGGCCGAGCACGGCCGCGAGGGCGCGCTGACCGCCGAGGCGGAGGCGTACTCGCGGATCGAGCAGGCGTACGGCGAGCCGAGCGACACCGGGCTGCAGGCGCAGCTGACCAAGCTCTGGCAGGCCTTCGGGGACCTCAAGAACGTCCCGGACGGGCAGGCGCAGCGCCAGGCGGTGCTGCGCCAGGCCGAGTCCGTGACCGACGGCGTGCGCCGGGCGGCGGACTACATGGACACCCAGTGGCACGTCCTGCGCGAGCAGGTCGTGACGACGGTCGACACCGTCAACACCGTCGCGGCGAACGTGGCGGACCTCAACGGCGCCATCCGCCGCGCGACGCAGGCCGGGCTGCCGGCCAACGAGCTCGCGGACCGCCGCGACCAGCTCGTCATGCAGCTCGCGGACCTCACCGGCGCCGTGGCGCGCGGCGGCAGCGAGGGCACGGTCGACGTGTACGTCGGCGGCCAGGCCCTCGTGCGCGGCGACTCGTCGACCCGCATGGTCGTCCCCGCCGCCGACGGGGCGCTCGACCGCCTCGGCGACGACGTCCCCGTCAGCTGGGCCGGCACCGAGGGCTCGCCGGTGGAGGTCACGGCGGGCCGCCTCGGCGGCGAGCTGCGCGCCCTCACCACGACGATCCCCGGCCAGTCCGCCCAGCTCGACGCGGTCGCGGCGAGCCTGCGCGACAGCGTCAACGCGGCGCACGCCACCGGCTACGACGCGACCGGCGCCCCCGGCGGCGCGTTCTTCGGCGGCACCTCGGCGCGCGACCTCACCGTCGCCATCACCGACGGCGCGCGGGTCGCGGCGTCCTCCGCCCCCGGCGCCCGCGACGGCGCCACCGCTGACGCGCTCGCCAAGCTCGCGACCCGCCCGGAGGGCCCCGACGCGGCGTACCGCGCGCTCATCGTCGACCTCGGCACCAGCGCCAAGGCCGTGAACGACCGGCTCGAGATCCAGGGCACCCTGACGAGCCGCGTCGACGCCTCCCGCGAGGCGCAGTCCGGCGTCAACCTCGACGAGGAGATGGTCAACCTGATCAGCTACCAGCACGCGTACGAGGGCGCGGCCCGCCTCATGACGGCCGTGGACCAGGTGCTCGACACCCTCATCAACCGCACCGGCGTCGTGGGCAGGTGA
- a CDS encoding flagellar protein FlgN, translating into MGLAEVSSVLWRERELLEMLLFKLEEEQLVLASGRTKWLARATREVDVVLQEIKRTELLRAVEVDAVAAEAGIPANPSLAQLADAVAEPWAGLLREHRQAFLTMTAEVQALAQANRDLLTTGQRAAREALLSLTDGTATYTPGGEAVTVGTRHHLLDSAL; encoded by the coding sequence ATGGGACTGGCTGAGGTGTCGAGCGTCCTCTGGCGCGAGCGGGAGCTGCTGGAGATGCTCCTGTTCAAGCTCGAGGAGGAGCAGCTCGTGCTCGCCTCCGGCCGCACGAAGTGGCTGGCCCGCGCGACCCGCGAGGTCGACGTCGTCCTGCAGGAGATCAAGCGGACCGAGCTGCTGCGCGCCGTCGAGGTCGACGCCGTGGCCGCCGAGGCCGGCATCCCCGCGAACCCCAGCCTCGCCCAGCTCGCCGACGCCGTGGCCGAGCCGTGGGCCGGGCTGCTGCGCGAGCACCGCCAGGCGTTCCTCACGATGACCGCGGAGGTCCAGGCGCTCGCCCAGGCCAACCGCGACCTGCTGACCACGGGCCAGCGGGCCGCCCGCGAGGCGCTGCTGTCCCTCACCGACGGCACCGCGACGTACACCCCCGGCGGCGAGGCCGTGACGGTCGGGACCCGCCACCACCTCCTCGACTCCGCGCTCTGA